The following are from one region of the Magnetococcales bacterium genome:
- a CDS encoding FAD-dependent oxidoreductase, with translation MSNNITVTLNGHSTTAAPGATIRDVAEANGVHIPTFCHDDRLKPFASCFLCVVEVANARTLLPACSTRVTPGMVIDTDSPKVTHSRKTALDLLLSDHAGDCISPCEATCPANIDIQGYVAHIANGDFASAVHLIKQRNPLPVVCGRICPHPCESQCRRALVDEPVAINPLKRFSAEYELSHGPFVPTPAPNTGHKVAIIGGGPAGLSAAFYLRKAGHAVDIFEALPALGGMARYGIPRFRLPWELMDKEIQSIIGMGVTVHHNQRLGKDFSIADLKARGFGAILLAIGAHKAKPMRVPNEEVPGVIGGVDFLRKAVMDEPLHIGPGSRVAVVGGGDTAMDCARVARRQGSDVALLYRRTKKEMPASPVEQEETHEEGIDIQYLVAPVEVVLNEKGSAKALRVITMQLGEPDASGRRSPVPVPGSEKDLPFDLIIAAIGQDPDLTCLDKEADKPKTTRWNTIVYDEKTNVTSIPGVFAAGDCSFGPDILIRAIGEGRRAAMAIDLHLNGAEVTLKSAYAISRGRLAELDAADFQPRYVHQRRALETTHPPEKRLSNEGGWAPINIGLDAAQAMAEASRCILCGCAARFDCDLRHYSTLYGATEKRLAGDKRAYDVDSRHPLITIEPDKCITCASCVRMCSEVRDVHALSFINRGFGTRIGPTFDDPLQQTGCDACGMCVDLCPTGTLTLNFKQENGPWVSLAKQTTCAACSRGCGVVVHTTDGRVVKVTSIDGDPVNGANICAEGRFSYQLVGKEAVADPDTALTRAGEILAQAKDVAVVVSPFLTVEESYVAALLARAKGGKLYYPTDKEIVGPAKPMGKFRGEANVALLKRLGATPWQPNLSPGALVLVGTRVDSPGVDVARRILVGPYRGDATVAVFVQSADPLECEGTFLNRDGQLGRLRTVLGHAANRSVAKMLARLLHDSEVGKMDVIQQRLIKEIPELAPITSLHGDTARVVVTTLAPLLEPAMPDLRQARFKEHMQKMGLAWA, from the coding sequence ATGAGTAACAACATCACTGTCACCTTGAATGGTCATTCGACCACAGCGGCTCCAGGCGCCACCATCCGCGATGTGGCGGAGGCCAATGGCGTTCACATTCCCACCTTTTGCCACGATGATCGGCTGAAACCTTTTGCTTCCTGTTTCCTGTGCGTGGTGGAGGTGGCCAATGCCCGGACCCTCCTGCCCGCCTGTTCGACGCGGGTCACCCCGGGCATGGTCATCGATACCGACAGCCCCAAGGTGACCCACAGCCGCAAGACCGCTCTGGACCTTCTGCTCTCCGACCATGCCGGGGATTGCATCTCCCCCTGCGAGGCCACCTGTCCGGCCAACATCGATATCCAGGGCTATGTGGCGCATATCGCCAATGGCGATTTTGCTTCGGCGGTCCATTTGATCAAGCAGCGCAATCCTCTGCCTGTGGTGTGCGGGCGCATCTGCCCCCACCCCTGTGAGTCCCAGTGTCGGCGCGCCCTGGTGGATGAACCGGTCGCCATTAACCCCCTGAAGCGCTTTTCCGCCGAATACGAGCTGAGCCACGGACCCTTCGTGCCGACTCCGGCCCCGAATACAGGACACAAGGTGGCCATCATCGGGGGAGGACCGGCAGGGTTGTCGGCGGCTTTCTATCTGCGCAAGGCGGGGCATGCCGTAGACATTTTCGAGGCCCTGCCCGCACTGGGTGGCATGGCCCGTTACGGCATCCCCCGTTTTCGTCTTCCCTGGGAGTTGATGGACAAAGAGATTCAATCCATCATCGGCATGGGGGTGACGGTCCACCACAACCAGCGGTTGGGGAAGGATTTCTCCATCGCCGACCTCAAGGCGCGTGGTTTTGGGGCCATTTTGTTGGCCATCGGGGCGCACAAGGCCAAGCCGATGCGGGTGCCGAACGAAGAAGTCCCCGGCGTGATCGGCGGCGTCGATTTTCTGCGCAAGGCCGTCATGGATGAGCCCCTGCACATTGGACCCGGCAGCCGGGTGGCCGTCGTGGGCGGTGGCGATACCGCCATGGACTGCGCCCGGGTGGCTCGGCGGCAAGGCTCGGATGTGGCCCTGCTCTACCGGCGCACCAAGAAGGAGATGCCGGCCAGCCCCGTGGAGCAGGAAGAGACCCATGAAGAGGGCATCGATATTCAATACCTGGTCGCTCCGGTCGAGGTGGTTCTGAACGAAAAAGGGTCTGCCAAGGCCCTGCGGGTCATCACCATGCAACTCGGGGAACCTGACGCTTCCGGACGCCGTTCGCCGGTGCCGGTGCCGGGCAGCGAGAAGGATCTGCCTTTCGATCTCATCATCGCCGCCATCGGGCAGGATCCAGATCTTACCTGCCTCGACAAGGAGGCTGACAAACCCAAGACCACGCGCTGGAACACCATCGTCTACGATGAAAAAACCAACGTGACCAGCATCCCTGGCGTTTTTGCCGCCGGTGACTGCTCCTTCGGTCCAGATATCCTCATTCGGGCCATCGGCGAAGGACGCCGGGCAGCCATGGCCATCGATCTCCACCTGAACGGCGCGGAAGTCACCTTGAAGAGCGCCTATGCCATCTCCCGGGGTCGTTTGGCCGAGCTGGACGCCGCCGATTTCCAGCCCCGCTACGTCCACCAGAGACGTGCCCTGGAAACCACGCATCCACCGGAAAAACGCCTGTCCAATGAAGGGGGATGGGCGCCCATCAACATCGGTCTGGATGCGGCCCAGGCCATGGCCGAGGCGTCACGGTGTATCCTGTGTGGTTGCGCAGCCCGTTTCGACTGCGACTTGCGGCACTATTCGACCCTCTATGGGGCCACGGAAAAGCGTCTGGCCGGAGACAAGCGCGCCTACGATGTCGACAGCCGTCACCCCTTGATCACCATCGAGCCGGACAAGTGCATCACCTGTGCAAGCTGTGTCCGGATGTGTTCGGAAGTTCGCGATGTGCACGCCCTCAGCTTCATCAATCGCGGTTTTGGCACCCGCATTGGCCCCACTTTCGATGATCCGCTGCAACAAACGGGTTGTGATGCGTGCGGCATGTGCGTCGATCTCTGCCCCACCGGAACCCTGACCCTGAACTTCAAACAGGAGAATGGTCCATGGGTCAGCCTGGCCAAACAGACCACCTGTGCGGCCTGTAGCCGGGGTTGTGGGGTGGTGGTGCATACCACGGATGGTCGGGTGGTCAAGGTCACCTCCATCGACGGCGACCCGGTCAACGGCGCCAATATTTGTGCCGAGGGGCGTTTCAGTTACCAACTGGTCGGCAAGGAGGCCGTGGCCGACCCGGATACCGCCCTGACCCGGGCGGGGGAGATCCTCGCCCAGGCCAAGGATGTTGCGGTGGTGGTCTCGCCTTTCCTGACTGTCGAGGAGAGCTACGTGGCGGCTTTGCTGGCTCGGGCCAAGGGCGGCAAACTCTACTATCCCACCGACAAGGAGATTGTTGGACCCGCCAAGCCCATGGGCAAGTTCCGTGGTGAGGCCAACGTGGCCCTGCTCAAACGGTTGGGGGCCACACCCTGGCAGCCCAACCTGAGTCCCGGTGCCCTGGTGTTGGTCGGCACCCGGGTGGACTCCCCCGGTGTTGACGTGGCGCGCCGCATCCTCGTTGGACCCTACCGGGGCGATGCCACGGTCGCTGTTTTTGTGCAGAGCGCCGATCCCCTGGAGTGCGAAGGGACGTTCCTGAATCGAGACGGCCAGTTGGGACGTTTGCGCACTGTCTTGGGGCATGCCGCCAACCGGAGTGTGGCCAAAATGCTGGCCAGGTTGCTCCATGACAGTGAAGTCGGCAAGATGGATGTCATCCAGCAACGGCTGATCAAGGAGATTCCGGAGCTGGCTCCCATCACCTCCTTGCATGGCGATACAGCCCGTGTGGTCGTGACCACGCTGGCCCCACTCCTGGAACCCGCCATGCCGGATCTGCGGCAGGCCCGTTTCAAGGAGCATATGCAGAAGATGGGCCTCGCCTGGGCATGA
- a CDS encoding NADH-quinone oxidoreductase subunit NuoF produces the protein MTITIGEGTCGIAAGARDVAALLKQRFPEAHMQSVSCLGMCHQEPMIEIANPDGKSYLYGKVNKKNLPKIVHFHQGKGDIPAANFIRSSDEPDTDKGSYLTSQTRIALRNVGHLDPTSVESFRARGGYKAIEKILKGGMSPEAVLEEVKTSNLRGRGGAGFPTAIKWGFARSAPGYPKYLVCNGDEGDPGAFMDRSLLEGDPHSVLEGMLIAAYAIGASKGYAYIRAEYPLAVKFFGQALQDARQLGYLGDKILGTDFSFDIKIKEGAGAFVCGEETALLASIEGQRGMPRIRPPFPAIQGLFGKPTIINNVETLANLAWIINNGGASYAAIGTEKSKGTKVFALAGAVSRGGLVEVPMGMSIGEVINKIGGGSASGRAIKAVQLGGPSGGCIPASMFDTPIDYDAINATGAIMGSGGMVVMDSQSCMVDIARYFLDFTQVESCGKCTFCRVGTLRMKEILSKICEGKGTMEDLQILEDLAPQIKDASLCGLGQTAPNPVLTTLKYFRDEYIAHVQDKRCPGGVCKALITHTINQKDCTGCTICKRYCPANCITGELKKPETWVIDQSLCINCGMCKEVCNPEAVIVESLGLTAAHSQPMRASA, from the coding sequence ATGACCATTACGATCGGCGAAGGAACCTGCGGTATCGCCGCTGGGGCCCGTGACGTGGCGGCCTTGTTGAAACAAAGGTTTCCGGAAGCCCACATGCAGAGCGTCAGTTGCCTGGGCATGTGCCACCAGGAACCCATGATCGAAATCGCCAATCCGGACGGAAAGAGCTACCTCTACGGCAAGGTCAATAAAAAAAATCTTCCCAAGATTGTCCACTTTCACCAGGGCAAGGGGGATATTCCCGCCGCCAACTTTATCCGCTCCAGCGATGAGCCCGACACGGACAAAGGATCCTATCTCACCAGCCAGACCCGCATTGCCTTGCGCAACGTCGGTCACCTGGATCCCACCTCGGTGGAGTCGTTCCGGGCCAGAGGGGGTTACAAGGCGATCGAAAAGATTCTCAAGGGCGGCATGAGCCCGGAGGCGGTGCTGGAAGAGGTCAAAACCTCCAATCTACGGGGCCGGGGCGGCGCCGGGTTTCCGACGGCCATCAAATGGGGCTTCGCCCGCAGTGCGCCAGGCTACCCGAAATATCTGGTCTGCAACGGCGACGAAGGCGACCCGGGCGCCTTCATGGATCGTTCCCTCCTTGAGGGCGACCCCCATTCGGTCCTGGAAGGGATGCTCATCGCAGCCTATGCCATCGGTGCCAGCAAGGGGTACGCCTACATCCGGGCGGAATATCCTCTGGCAGTCAAATTTTTTGGCCAGGCTTTGCAGGATGCCCGCCAACTGGGTTACCTCGGCGACAAGATTCTCGGCACCGATTTCTCCTTCGATATCAAAATCAAAGAGGGCGCCGGCGCCTTTGTGTGCGGTGAGGAGACCGCCCTGTTGGCCTCCATTGAGGGCCAGCGCGGCATGCCTCGCATCCGCCCTCCCTTCCCGGCCATTCAGGGACTCTTCGGCAAACCCACCATCATCAATAACGTCGAAACCCTGGCCAATCTGGCGTGGATCATCAACAACGGTGGAGCCTCCTACGCTGCCATCGGTACGGAAAAGAGCAAGGGCACCAAGGTGTTCGCTTTGGCTGGCGCCGTATCCCGGGGCGGGTTGGTGGAAGTGCCCATGGGCATGTCCATCGGTGAGGTGATCAACAAGATTGGTGGCGGTTCTGCCTCGGGGCGCGCCATCAAGGCCGTGCAGTTGGGTGGACCCAGCGGTGGCTGCATTCCCGCCAGCATGTTCGACACCCCCATCGACTACGATGCCATCAACGCCACCGGCGCCATCATGGGATCGGGCGGCATGGTGGTGATGGACTCCCAATCCTGCATGGTGGACATCGCCCGTTACTTCCTCGACTTTACCCAGGTTGAATCCTGCGGCAAATGCACCTTCTGCCGCGTTGGCACCCTGCGCATGAAAGAGATCCTGAGCAAGATTTGCGAAGGCAAGGGAACCATGGAAGATTTGCAGATCCTGGAAGACCTGGCTCCGCAAATCAAGGATGCCAGCCTCTGCGGCCTGGGTCAGACAGCCCCCAATCCGGTCCTGACCACTCTCAAATATTTCCGTGACGAATACATCGCGCATGTGCAGGACAAACGGTGTCCGGGTGGGGTGTGCAAGGCTCTGATCACCCACACCATCAACCAGAAAGATTGCACCGGTTGCACCATCTGCAAGCGGTATTGCCCGGCGAACTGCATCACAGGGGAGCTGAAAAAACCGGAAACCTGGGTCATCGATCAGTCGTTGTGCATCAACTGCGGCATGTGCAAGGAAGTGTGTAATCCCGAGGCCGTCATCGTGGAGTCGTTAGGCTTGACTGCGGCTCACTCCCAGCCAATGAGGGCATCCGCATGA
- a CDS encoding NAD(P)H-dependent oxidoreductase subunit E yields the protein MGRFAVSNQSLEATVDPELVRKWVKDIGSDSTAAVPLLQAIQTEYRYLPRKAMDLVVGNTSITASQLFGVATFYAQFRLRPVGRHMIRVCHGTACHVSGADRLDTAIRQILGLQDPDQDTAANGSYTLEKVACIGCCSLAPVMVVGEETFPNLKGADAQRSLQKHAKAAKEVLPGDAGQKDADGDTKDASEAKKSKKSGEARP from the coding sequence ATCGGGAGGTTCGCCGTGAGTAATCAGTCCTTAGAAGCCACTGTGGATCCTGAACTGGTACGAAAGTGGGTTAAAGATATCGGTTCGGACTCCACGGCAGCCGTGCCGTTGTTGCAAGCCATACAGACGGAGTACCGCTATCTGCCCCGCAAGGCCATGGATCTCGTCGTCGGGAATACGAGCATCACCGCCAGCCAACTCTTTGGTGTGGCTACCTTCTATGCCCAGTTCCGCCTGCGTCCGGTTGGTCGGCACATGATCCGGGTCTGTCATGGCACGGCCTGTCATGTGAGCGGCGCCGACCGGTTGGATACCGCCATTCGCCAAATTCTCGGCCTCCAGGATCCCGATCAGGACACCGCTGCCAATGGCAGTTACACGCTGGAAAAGGTGGCCTGCATCGGTTGTTGCAGCCTGGCGCCCGTCATGGTGGTCGGTGAGGAGACCTTCCCCAACCTGAAGGGAGCTGATGCCCAGCGCTCCCTGCAAAAGCATGCCAAGGCAGCCAAGGAGGTTTTGCCCGGAGATGCCGGACAGAAAGATGCGGATGGTGACACCAAAGACGCATCAGAAGCCAAAAAGTCGAAAAAATCTGGGGAGGCGCGGCCATGA
- a CDS encoding UbiX family flavin prenyltransferase, which produces MNATTRPTIVAMTGASGAAYGLGLIRALLSVNARVDLLLSEAALQVIAHECQLAWSGDADTLQRTLSEHFATDANHLQYYGPKDWHAPVASGSGGVRHMVICPCSMGTLGALAHGLADNLIRRAADVVLKEGGTLILVPRETPLTAIHLENMLRLSRTGATILPAAPGFYHRPATVDALVGFIVERILSRLGISASTPLHWPPARSATQ; this is translated from the coding sequence ATGAACGCAACAACACGTCCCACCATCGTTGCCATGACCGGCGCATCCGGAGCCGCCTACGGCCTTGGTTTGATTCGGGCGTTGTTGAGTGTCAACGCACGGGTGGATCTGCTTCTCTCCGAGGCGGCACTGCAAGTGATCGCCCATGAGTGCCAACTGGCCTGGAGCGGCGATGCCGACACCCTGCAACGAACCCTGTCAGAACACTTTGCCACCGATGCCAACCACTTGCAATATTACGGTCCCAAGGATTGGCACGCCCCGGTGGCATCGGGATCGGGAGGGGTACGGCACATGGTGATCTGCCCCTGCTCCATGGGCACCTTGGGCGCTTTGGCCCATGGGTTGGCTGACAATCTGATCCGCCGCGCCGCCGATGTGGTTCTCAAGGAGGGAGGCACTTTGATCCTTGTCCCCAGGGAGACCCCCCTGACCGCCATCCACCTGGAAAACATGTTGCGCCTCTCCCGGACGGGCGCCACGATCCTGCCGGCGGCCCCCGGGTTTTACCATCGCCCGGCCACTGTCGATGCCCTGGTCGGGTTTATTGTGGAGCGCATCCTCTCCCGGTTGGGGATCTCTGCATCGACACCCCTCCACTGGCCGCCGGCACGGTCTGCAACCCAGTGA
- a CDS encoding homoserine kinase, producing MSVYTPLCLADIQPLLREYAIGRPLQMEGISDGVDNSNFFLVTERGRYVLTLVEDSQQAKTVEHTLRLMAHLVKRAIPAPHPVADRQGRVLHALRERPSLIATCLPGAHVLHPTPDQCRQVGELLGRIHLAGQDFTQPRPNPMGQPAWRMLIERLAPVLAQNDPPAATLIAATMTRLELGFLQSDLPCGVCHGDLFPDNVLFAEGSLVGVIDFHYACRERWLYDLAIALVAWGFTADGVFLPDHHQAIITGYQRARNLTAAELSWKNAALCAAALRFLLTRLRDWYFLRQGRQVTRKSPDPFLRRLHFFSALPDPDAWPGGE from the coding sequence ATGTCCGTTTACACCCCTTTGTGCCTCGCCGACATCCAACCCCTTCTGCGGGAGTATGCCATCGGTCGTCCATTGCAGATGGAGGGTATCAGCGATGGTGTGGATAACAGCAACTTTTTTCTTGTGACCGAGCGGGGGCGTTATGTCCTGACCCTGGTTGAGGATTCGCAACAGGCCAAAACCGTTGAACACACACTTCGTCTGATGGCCCATCTGGTCAAGCGTGCCATTCCCGCACCTCATCCCGTGGCGGATCGGCAAGGCCGGGTGTTGCACGCCTTGCGCGAACGACCCAGCCTGATCGCAACCTGTCTGCCGGGCGCCCACGTGTTGCACCCGACGCCGGATCAGTGCCGACAGGTTGGTGAGCTGTTGGGCAGAATCCATCTCGCCGGGCAGGATTTTACCCAACCACGACCCAACCCCATGGGTCAACCGGCCTGGCGGATGCTCATCGAGCGACTTGCCCCGGTTTTGGCACAAAACGACCCGCCCGCTGCAACTCTGATCGCGGCAACAATGACCCGCCTGGAACTGGGATTTCTGCAAAGCGACCTCCCCTGTGGGGTGTGCCATGGGGATCTTTTTCCCGACAATGTTTTGTTCGCGGAGGGTTCCCTGGTGGGCGTCATCGATTTTCACTATGCATGCCGGGAGCGCTGGCTTTACGACCTGGCCATTGCCCTGGTCGCCTGGGGGTTTACTGCGGATGGCGTCTTTCTGCCCGATCATCATCAGGCCATCATAACGGGCTATCAGCGTGCGAGAAATTTGACTGCCGCCGAACTGTCCTGGAAAAATGCGGCACTCTGCGCCGCCGCGCTCCGTTTCCTGTTGACCCGCCTGCGGGACTGGTATTTTCTGCGTCAAGGTCGGCAGGTCACCCGCAAATCCCCGGATCCATTCCTGCGGCGGCTGCACTTTTTTTCTGCCTTGCCGGACCCCGATGCGTGGCCGGGTGGTGAATAG
- a CDS encoding tetratricopeptide repeat protein, whose protein sequence is MATSLNNLAGLYYAQSQYAQAEPLFKCSLVIWEKALGSVHPQNLILKPVKENDGAR, encoded by the coding sequence ATCGCCACCAGCCTGAACAACCTGGCGGGACTGTATTATGCGCAAAGCCAGTATGCCCAGGCGGAGCCGTTGTTCAAGTGCTCCCTGGTCATCTGGGAAAAGGCCCTGGGCTCTGTCCATCCTCAAAACCTCATCCTCAAGCCTGTGAAGGAGAATGACGGGGCAAGATGA